AAGATTGAAACTCAGGACGATATCGTCGAAAATACAACGGACCTGGATCTCGCGGATCCGAAGCATATCGAAGAATTGGAAACAGAATTGGGATCCGACATCAAACATCGTGTGAACATGGCCCTGGCACAAGCGCAGAAAAAAATGAACGCCGACATTTTCAATTTTGCCGATACTTTTTACCGTAAATATCCGAAAGAATGGAATCAAAACAAGGATCGCTGGGACGAGATATATCCGAATGTGGAAGTCAAGCTGGAGACGAACCCTAAAGTTGCCAGACCGGGAATGACAGGCAAAAGCCTTTTTAAGCCGAATCAGAGGTGATCAAAAAATGGAATGGGCAGCGGTCTTGGGGATCGCAGCGGTTTTGGTTTTCATTCCCCTGTACGAATGGCCGAAAATGAACACGCAAATGAAAAGGGAAAAAACCGCCTTTGCCGCAATGACCGTTTTGGGAGGGATTCTGGCTTTTTTGCTCGTTTTCTATCCGGAAATGCCGGGGCCCACGCAATTCATTGATGCCATGTACAAACCGCTGGTGAAATTTCTCGAGAAATTAACCGCGGAAAGGAGCGGATGAGAAGATGATCGAAAAAGGGGAAATTTCCGCATCACAATTGGGAAAGATGATGTATTTGGCCATCATCCCTACAGCGATTCTCACGTCACCTTCGATTACGTTCAAATTAGCGAAACAAGATCTGTGGATTTCGCCGATCTGGGCCTTGAGCGGACTGATTGCCGTTTATGTCGCGTTGCGGCTCCATAACATGTATCCCGGCCAAAATATCGCCCAAGCATGTGAACGCATCCTCGGCCGGTTTCCCGGAAAAATGATGGGGTTCATATTTCCGTTTTTTTATTTATATGTCAACGGTATTGTCGTACGGGAATACGGCGAATTCGTGGTTGGTACATTCCTGCTTAATACCCCGCTCATCGTGGTGTCAGGCAGTATGGTGCTGGTATGTGCCATAGCCGTACGCGGAGGCGTGGAAATTGTGGGGAGGTATGCCGATCTCTTTCTTCCCGCTTTTATAACTCTTTTTCTACTCATTATTGTTCCAATCCTTCCTGATCTGCGTGTGTCGAATATGCTTCCGGTCATGGGAGAAGGGATTATGCCTTCTATCGCGGGATCTTTCGTCCTGCAAACCTGGTTTAGCGAATGGATCACCACATCGTTTTTGCTCCCCTTTGTAGCTGATCAAAAAAAAGCGACAAAAAGCATCTTGATTTCCTTATTAGCGGTAATACTGACGCTGGTTGTTTCCAATCTGGCGACACTGTTGCTCCTGGGAGAGATAACAGGCAATTTTACCTATCCCTTTCTGATTCTTGCGAGGTACATCAACCTGGCCGATTTTTTCACCCATTTGGAAGCGCTGTTCATGGCCATTTGGGTGTTGGGTGCGTTTGTGAAAATCTGCGTATTTTTTTACGTGACCGTTCTTGGCGCCGCCCAATGGATGAACCTGTCCGATTATCGGCCGATTGTGTTCCCGCTTGGCTTTATTTTAACCTTATTCAGCATTTGGGTAGCGCCCAATCTGCAGGAATTAACGCATGCGATATCTACGTCCGTGACATTTTCTATGTTGACTGTGTTGGTGGTTATTCCAGTGTTACTATTCAGTATTGCTTGGGTGCAAAAACAATTTACAAGATAAGGACAATGAGGCAATTCCACTCGTATCGCCAACTAATTCCTCAGAGAAGACAAGAATAGGGAGTTTTACATGATCCACGAGGTGAAAAAACGAGGATTGAACATCCCGCAGATCGCTCGTGAATTGGCAGAGATCGTAAAAATCCACAAATGAGTGAAAAAATCAAAGCCGGTTTCCTAAAAACGACAAGTCACTCGCCTAAGCAAGTTGGCCAGAAGCTACGCAAGAAGAAAAACCATTTTACAATCAACATCGTGCCTGCCAACGACTAAACGACCATGGTTAAAACCCAGGTCCCAGCCTGTAGACAAAGTTCCTAGCAGGAACAGGTCTATATGTTAAGCAAAAATCGTTTGGATGAGACAGTAGCGACCTTTAGCCGTGTGATATCTTCAATTCCGAGTATCTCCGCCACTTGCTTCTTCGTCATGCCTTTTAATCTCATCTCAACTGCCCGCTTTTTTAACTCAAAGCTATAGTGTTTGAATGTTTGGCTTTTCCTCGGGTTTCTGGCAAGCCAACGAAACGACCCTAGCTTTCGCTTCGGGCGTAATATCGGCCGGTCGGCCGGAGCGCTGAAGATCATCCAGCGCAGCTTTTACGCCCAATTGTAATGCCTTTTTAATACAGCGGTCTACTTTAGGTACGTTCGTGTGTAATTGAGCAGCAATCCTGGGCACACTCAGGCCCTCTGTATCAAGCAATATCATACGAGCACGTTCAGCGTGACGAACTTGGGCGGTTCGGGATTGACTGATTTGTCGAAGCATAGTCTGTTCTTCTTCTGAAAGTACAAGTACAGGTTTTTTATAGTAGGCGGCCATTGGTATCCTCTCCCGACTGGATCTCTATACCAGGGATACCGTATTTTGGTATAAACTTATAGTATTTTCAAAACGTTATACTAGGTAGTTACTCCTGAAAAAGTCGATATTTGAGGGAATATGTTCTCTCGCGACTTTCCCGGAGTGTTTGTTTTCCTAGGTATCCGGTGACAAAGCCACTTTCCGTCTCGTCGATACGGACTTTGTATCCGAATTCGGTCGCTTTCGCCAGTTTGCCCTTTTTGATCGGGCGAGCTTCCCAGTCAAAAAAGCTAACGATG
The sequence above is a segment of the Effusibacillus dendaii genome. Coding sequences within it:
- a CDS encoding GerAB/ArcD/ProY family transporter is translated as MIEKGEISASQLGKMMYLAIIPTAILTSPSITFKLAKQDLWISPIWALSGLIAVYVALRLHNMYPGQNIAQACERILGRFPGKMMGFIFPFFYLYVNGIVVREYGEFVVGTFLLNTPLIVVSGSMVLVCAIAVRGGVEIVGRYADLFLPAFITLFLLIIVPILPDLRVSNMLPVMGEGIMPSIAGSFVLQTWFSEWITTSFLLPFVADQKKATKSILISLLAVILTLVVSNLATLLLLGEITGNFTYPFLILARYINLADFFTHLEALFMAIWVLGAFVKICVFFYVTVLGAAQWMNLSDYRPIVFPLGFILTLFSIWVAPNLQELTHAISTSVTFSMLTVLVVIPVLLFSIAWVQKQFTR
- a CDS encoding helix-turn-helix domain-containing protein, which produces MAAYYKKPVLVLSEEEQTMLRQISQSRTAQVRHAERARMILLDTEGLSVPRIAAQLHTNVPKVDRCIKKALQLGVKAALDDLQRSGRPADITPEAKARVVSLACQKPEEKPNIQTL